The segment TCTCAAAGAATCtgcaaatttaaaataacttaccTAACTCTGGCAATTCAAAGTTAATTTGTTTTTGGACATTGACTTGCTGGTTCAATGAATTTTGTTGGGGCTCTGATTAAATGTGAGGACTGCCCAGGGTCATGTCAAATGTGAACCTGCAGCAgaaccccctccccacaccccgaAACAACCTCTAAAACCTGCAGACAAGTCATTGCTAATCCCTACTTGGTAGAGTTGCCAGGCTTAGCAAAAATGAAACCCACCCGGGGCACCCAGTTGAATTATAATCACTTGGGGAATTCTTAAACTCCAATGATGCCTGCGCTGCACCCCACACCAACGGAATCAGAACCTCTGGGGATAGGGCCCAGttaccagaattttaaaaatgtcattttaaatatatccccAATATTGTATGGAACACCTACTTAAAATTGTTTTGCCTGAAATTCACATTTCACGGGGCATCCTGTATATTCTCCAGCAGCCCCACCACCAAGACCCTGTTCTAGAACCTGCACAGGGGCTGTGGCTTGGAAACCCTGTGGCATCGCCCCCTCTCAGGCTAAAAAGCTACAGGATCTGAACAAGCCTATTGGATGTATTATGGCTGAAGAAGGGTGGATTTAACTTGGGGCATGTGTTAAATGGAACTCAGCCTCAATTTAAAGTCAGCCCGGTTCTCAGACCAGGTCCGGAGGGGCTTTCAGACCAGAGCCTCCTGGGGGAGTCGGCTCGCGTGGCGTCCCCTTCAGGCTGACAGCTTTCTCCACCCGCTTTCCCCTGGGTGGAGACTCCTTGCCACATTCTGACTCTGTTATGAACTCAGGCCTCTGCGGCCTCCCCTGGAATTCCACATCAGTGCGGCTAAAGAGCATATGCACCGTCACCCATAAAATGCTCCTCCCCCAGGGCGAGCCCCACCCCCACGGGCCAGGACCCGGATCCGGCTGGCTTCTCTGCAGGATGCCTTCTCATATAAAACCCAGACCCAAGCCGCAGCGTGAGTCATCAGCTTTCCGGTCTTCATTCATGCCATTCATTCCTCTTAGCAAATTCTCAAGAGACCCACTCCCCACGCCTTCCTTCCACTGCCGCTTCTGCTTAGACCCCTGGGGGCCCCAAGGAGACCAGCGTCCTGAGGGGTCGAGAGACTCCCAGGAGActgacccccacctccccaccccgctcccatCCTCCTCTTCCTGGTGCGGGTGGCCCCAAAGTCCTGGGATCAGATCCATGCACAGGCTTAAACAGAAGTCACAAAATCCAACAAGAGTGACTGGAACGGGATGAAGACCAGTCCTGGCTGAAGCCCTGCTGTCAGTGGGAACACATCCGAGTCCCCAAGTCCCTGCTCACCCTCCCAGCCCTCTCTCCGCTGCACACACGTGTCCCCAACGTGCCCAAGCCTTCTCTTTCATAGGAGAAGCGCTGAAGGAAACAAACGGCAGTGACgggttgcggggggggggggggggggggggggggggatatgTTGGAAATAAGACCATGCGCATTTATCTGTATTTGGATTAAGGATATGGTTCACAAGCCACACAAAATTgagacaaactggaaaactcaaaGAGTACCATATCTGCTCCTAGCCGCCTAGAACAAAAGATCACATGAAAGATCCAGAGGGTGAATTTCCACTGTGTCACCAGGCTGATCTGTACCTTTGAAACAGAACTGGGAGTCTGCACCGATTTATTTTCTGTTGCGGTTCAGGAATAGCCACGGCCTGGTCATAGCTATGTCTTTTGACCTTTTTGtccccttccctgatggctcagagggtaaagcgtctgtttgcaacgcaggagacccgggttcgatccctgggtcgggaagataccctggagaagggaatggcgacccactccagtattcttgcctggagaatcccatggaccaaggagcctggcaggctacagtgcatggggtcacaaagagtcggacacgactgagcgacttcactttcactttctttgttccCTTAAAATctgtaactgggcttcccaggtggctcagtggtcaaagaatctgcctgccgaggCAGGacgcatggatttgatccctgggtcaggaagatgccctggaagaggaaataacaacccactccagtattcttgcctggagaatcccatggacagaggagcctggtgggctacagtccttggggttacaaggagttagacacaacttagtgactaaaccaccacccaccaccaGCAGCATGGAAGACTAAGATTTCCCTGCAACTTCCCCAACTGTCTCTCACACCAGCACAGCTGAGACCCGAATACAGGCGTGTTTCTAGAGGCTGGGACAGAGGGGCCTCACTGTCCGGCAGAGCCAAACCCAGACCATGGATTCCGAAAACCTAAACCTAAGGCTGTGCCCAGGGACAGGTCAAGGCCCACTCCCAGCCCTTGGGAGCTGTTGAGAGGGTCCATCCACGCCTCTCTCCTGCAAGGCAGCCCCCGGAAAGGAGGCTGACAAGGATGTGACCGTGTCTTTGGCTGCCCAATGTCAGCGCGTGCCCTAGACTGTCCCcatccctttcccttttctttgacTCCTTCATTTACACCCAAGTGAATGCCGCTTGTTTCTCatggtcttaaaaaaaataaccaagaCAGAAAAGGAGAGGTAGGTGAGCAGGGATGGGCAGGTTTACGGAGAGCTCTCAAAATGCCAAGAACCCTCAGGATGAtggctgcccccccacccccaaccctctgCACCTCCAGCTCCTCTGCAAGCCTGAGTCCTTTGGATACACTGTGCACAAGCCTCACAGGGGGCTGCTGGATGCAGGAAGGGCTTGTGAGGACCCCCGAcatgctgccccccaccccccaccttctcTCTGAACTCAAGCACCTGGGCCTGAAAGGTGGCCGAGGAGGCTGGTGAGGCATTCAAGCTCCTGGAGAAGGTTGTCACTTTGCCCCCGCTCCGAAGGGGGAACAGGGATGGGGGTCAAAGAGCCTGTCGCACTAGAATGCTTTTCAATCCTTGTCCCCAGAGGTAGAATCATTTTGTCCAGTATCTGAAACGCAAGCTTCTTCTAGCTCTCGTCATTACAGTAACTCCTGATGGCTAACCTCGCTCCTGCCCACCTCCACGACCCTCTGCCCCACTTTGCGAGGGGCAGAGGGACCGCAAAACACAGGACAGCTGATGGCGCAGATGGCACCACGGCTGCTGCCCAGGGTCACGCTCTGCTGTGTGCACGGCCTCCCCACATACACACCAGTACACATTACACAGCGGTGCCCAGAGACACATTTACAGTGTGCGTGGGAGGCCCGGCCCGGGCCGCATCCCCGGGCGGGGTTCTGCCCCTGAATCCTGGGGTCTGGGGGTCCTGCGGCTGCTCTGCAGCCAGCCACCCTCGTCTCAGTGTTTGATCTCGAGGATGGAGGGGTTGTGGTCCAGGATGGCTAGGATGATCTTGTCCATGTACTGCCTCAGCCGGAAGTTGATCTCCTCCTGCTCCTTGAGGGCTTCCATGAGCTAGAGGGAACAAGAAAGCGAGGTCAGAGGCCAGGCGGGGGGCTGGGGTGTGGGCAGAGCCAGTGTCCCAGCAAAACCAGCCTTGGAGCCCAGGCAGGGGGAAAGGTGCAGAGGCGCAGGCCACAACCCCAGAGAGGCCCGGATCACTGGCCTGTTGCGGGGGCCCAGATGTGTACGATGTTGTTGATAAAGGCAGAGAATGCTGGCCAGAGGCGTTCATAATCAGGAGTGACACCCAATGTCCCAAGACCCTAAGACCACCCGCTGTTTCTCTCGCCACCCCCAGTCCTGCCGCTGTCCTTCTCCAGGTCGACTCCTGCCGTGTCCATGGGATGCGCCTCTGCCCGCAGGCTGGAGGCTGGTGCTCGGCTCGTGTGGGCACTCCTCAAGGCCAGGGGCCAGCTCCTGGCTGTGTGTCCCCAGCACAGGGTAAAGGGGTTCAGTGACTCATGTTGAAATCTAACCTGGGTATCTTGGAGGCCTGATCTTTCATAACCATACCCCAGTGGGGCAGAAAGAGTGGGCTTTGGTGCTAGGGACCTGGGTTCCTCTCTCTCCGTAAGCTGGGTGATCTTGGGTGATCCTGGTCTCCCGATCTGTGACATGGAAGTGTTCAGAAAGGCTTTGCGTTCTCAGAAGATTAAATGAAGACATACTGCAAGCAGGTGCCCCCCAAAACGCTAATATCCTTCTCCTGCTGGCTTGGGTCCAGGGGACATCCGGCCTCCCCTGGATCGCACACTGATGACATCAGCGGGCCATTCTGGCACACTCCCGACCAAGCGAACTCAAACTCTGCTCTGCTCCCAacccctctctcctctcaccACGTATAGGAAATTGGAGCAGGCTTAACTCTGCCTCCTCTCACTGCTCTGCCCCATCACTCGGGGTCATTGCAGATGGGGACGCCCAGGGGGCCAGGGCCTGGCCTGCTTTTCCTGCCCCGGGGCAGGACTCACGGGCGAAGGCCAGGCTCCACGGCGAGAGCGTGTGGGCATGTTACCTCATCGCGAGAGGCTGTGTCTATTTCCGCTGCCAGGGACTGGGCTTTGGTCTGGGTGGCAAAGAGGTTCTTGGCTTCGTAGAGGCTGAGGCTCAAGATTTGTCCATTCAAGTCATCATTCTGATCTCGCAGCTTGTGATTCTCCTGCAGAGGGGGACACAGGCAACTGTGACTCCCACCGGGACCCGCTGCTCCGCGTCCATGGCCTCCTGACCACTCCCCAGGGTGTGCGTCACTGGCCAGTCCAGGACACCCACAGATGACCTGGCCTCTGCTGGGCTCCAGGGCGAGGAGGGCTGGGTCCTGAGGGGGCTTGGGGTCCTGAGGAGGAGTTACAGCCTTGCTCAGGGAGCCAGGTGTCCAGGGAGGAGCATGGCTCCAGACCACCCCTTCTTCCCTGGGGGTGGGTGAGCCGGAAGAGGGGCCCTGGAGGACACTGCCCACTCAGTGGCTCCTTCTCCAACACTGGCCCTTGGTGAGGGAAAGTGATGCTCTGGGTCCCTGGGGTGGCAGGTCAGCTCGTCTCCTTGGCTCCTCCTGCAGTCGGGCTCAGGAATCCTGCCCTGGGGAGTTCTTTCCACGGTGCCCTCGGCTCCTGTGTGCCTCCTGCGCAGAGCCAGCTGACCAGCCCCATGCCCTAGCTTTCGAATCAAGGCTCCTACCTGCTCACATCTGGGACCCCGGGCGCCCCCTTGTGGCTGAGAAGGGTTGGGGTTTAGGACTGCTGTGGGACGGGGACCTTGAGGAGCCGCCCCACAGGGATAATTTATTCTGCAGGGTCTCTGAGCACCCTCAGGCCCCCGTTGGGTCACTGCCCCTCCTGAtcctgcttcccccacccccaagggcTGCCCAGTCACAGGAGAGCGTCCAGGAACCCTCTGAAATGGACTCTTGGGCTCGGGGTGGGAGACACTGATGTGTAGCTGAGTGAGGTTTCCTTCTCCCACGTGCCCAGGACAGAAGACTGGTGTCTGTTTCCCGTCATGGATGCTGACCAAAGACCGACCCTGGGGTTTCCACCCACCTCGCCTGAGCTGGGAGAAAGGGCTGAGCGGGCCTGACGATCAAGGTGTCGGGAGGAGCAGGCAGTTAGTTACAAGGCAAAAGGAGATGCTCCGACGCTCAGCCTTGCACAGGAGACGCACCCCGAGGGGACCTGGACACCTCATGCCCTGGGATGGGGGCTCCCGGGGCCTACCTGCTTGAGCCGCTTGACCTCGTGCTCCAACTCGACCTCTCGGGCCCTGGCGTTGAACTCGCCGAGGCTGGAGGACGAGCTGCGGCCCCTACCCGGCCGCTCGcagtccagcttgtacatctgcagGTGCTCCAGCTCCTTCCGCAAGTCCTCGATGAGCTGCGGGGGAAAGAGGCCGGTTGGCAGGAGCATGGATGCGGGgggctggtggggtggggtggggtggggcgccCTGGAGCCCACCGACCCACCTCCTGTGTCGCCTCCCGCTCCTTCTGGAACTCGAGGCGGTTGTGCCGCAGCTTGTCCATCATGCGCTTGTACAGGTCCATCTCATCCTTGAGCCGCAGGCTGGTGTCCTCCAGCCGGTCTGACATGCGCTGCCGCTCCTGCAGCCAGGGAGACCGGGGCAGGGGGGAGAGTTCCCAGGGGGCCCGCTGCGCCCTGGGGGGCtttgctgggggcctggggcagCCACCTCGACAAACAGGCAATCAGACCAGCCCGCAGGACAGAGCCCTCCAAGGCACAAATTAAAGAAACAGCTAGACCCCTAATTCTAGAGCTGCAATAAGAAAAGCCTCAGGTCTCCACAGTCCTTCAACGATGCCAGATGGATTTGAATAGAAGGTAAGAGTCCAAACAGAATCTGGCCTCTTTCTCCTTATTTTCCCCCATAATACAGAGAAACGTATTCACTGTACAACATTTGGAAAATCAGAAATATGCAAAGACAAACTATTTGTATTTTGCTCcccatgttttttttttggctagggCAATGAGAATTTCAGAAACTAGAAACCGAAAGGCCAGCGATAGCCAACACAGCCTCTCTGTGGATTCAGCTCAAGATCCAAGTCTGAGCAATGCCTGAACCTAACGCTCACCTCATCCAGCTTCTCTGTTTGTGACTTGAGCCGAGTCACCGTTGTTCTAAGCTCGGTGTTTTCTTCCTCTAATTGCTGCACTCTGGGGAAAGGAGGACAAGAATGTCAGAAATGGAGATTATCTCACAGTCTGACAGTCTGTAGCAATTCTCAGCTCCCTAGAGGAAGGAAGATaccagaaaatgagagagagagaatatgaatAATTGTTCCAAATGGCAGTATGGCTGTGAGCTCCCTGTCATCCAAGGCAAAATGATAAAGATCCTGAATTACTATCATCtttgaataaaaggaaaaactcaCTTGGGAATGAATAAGAGCGTGGGGCTCTTTGTACATGCGTGCTTAGGGCCTGCAACACCCCACGGAGGGAGAGGCAGCAGTGGTGCTTTTCTGCTAAATGGAGAGTCCTCCTGCGGTGTCCACGGCGGGGCCCCCCTGTGAGGATCCACAGTTTGAAGGCAACGAACGCACCATACTTGGTTTTCGCTCTCCCCTGGGGCTCTTCCCTTGGCGTGTTCTCTGATGCCCACGGGCAGTGGTTCTGACCCTCTAACCCTGTGTTAGTGTTCACAAGGGGGTGTCCAGGTCGATTTTACGTGACCCAAAAAGAGGGGCCGGTGAGCTGGGCCATCAGCCAGTGGCCCTGGGATGGTGCTGGGCCATTCCCAGCAGGGcattccctctccttcccactgtCGCATCCTCCTTGGATGGAGGGCTCCTTGGCCCCAGCTGTCCACTGGGCtccccaggagaaaaacaccCCTCTCCAGGGCTTGAGGGGAACTCAGACCTGCCCCCACCTACCTGAGGAGGCCGCCTCACGTGAGGCACAGAGCACCCGAGGGAACAGTGCCCCCTGGAGTCAGGCAAAGAGCCGGCCTCCTGGACCCGCACACCCACCTGCATCCCAGCCACCTCTCAGCCAGCCGACTGGTCGGCTGTCAGGAGCAGGCAGAGGACGTGATGTTGAACGAGGGACCAGGCTCATTAAGAAACAGGTGCAAAACAACAGCTTCTAGAACATGAGTGGACGATTAAGGGAAATTGGGGGGCGGGGTGTCTCTGATTGCATGGAGGTTTGGCCCGCCCAGTCCCCTTTGGGCCTGCTTGACCCTGCCAGCCGTGAGGTGCGAGGTGAGagaccacctcccaccccaggctgGGCCGGGCAGACTCACCAAGGCTCAGCTCAGAGCCTGGGGCAGCAAGGGGCCTGAGGAGAAGGGGGGCAGCCATCCACTGTGTCAGGGGCCCACGAGGGCCTCTGGCCTGGGTTTGGGGGGAGGGCCTCGGACATCCTCAGAGTCCCCACCTAGGTGCAGTGGTTGGCTATGCCGCAGCCCGTCTGCCTTCCTGCTCACTCTACGGGGAGGCTGACGGATGGATATTGAGGCCCAGGAAGAGACAGAGGACGTCCAGCGTCACAGAGCTGGTGGGTGACCACGCCAGGCCCCCAGGTTgtcctcccctgcctgcctctggTGCAAACAGCTGTGGCTCAGGCCCAGGGGCAGCCCTGCGCAGCCTCTGCCCCCGGGTCGCCGGGTCAGGGCACCCTAGTGTTCAGGGGCGGGGAGAACCCAACAGCAGGGGGCGCTCCAAGCCTGGACAGCAGACCCAGCCCAGGACTCAGGGCAAGACCTGTGTGTGCACATTCCCTTAACCTAttctctgctgctaagttgcttcagtcatgtcagactctgtgcgacgccatagatggcagcccaccaggctcccccgtccctggggttctcccagcaagaacactggagataAAGCATCACTTCCAGTTGGACCTACTATGAAAAATgttactttgaacattcttttaccTGCTTCCTAGAGAACACGCCCAGGCGTTCAGGTATCAAAAGGAGAACTGTTAGGACCAGAGGCCTCCCCGTgggctcagttttcccatctaaaTAATGGGACTGCATCTGCCTACAGAGGCATCAGAGGGACCCACCTGGTGGTGAGCAGCTCGATCTCCGTGCTGCGCTCGCGCTCCAGCTTGCTGTAGGCCTCGCGGTGGCGCctcgcctcctcctccagggcctgctCGGCCGTGGTCTCCtgatccttcaccatctcctccaGCTCGTGCACCCTGCAGAGAGGCGTGTGGGCCCCAGTGCAGGGCCAGCTCTCGTGGCCTCACTCTCCTCCCCTCAACCTAGGCTGCGACCAAGGGGAGCCCCGGACCCCACGTCACCGACACCCCAACTGTGGGCTGGCAGCTCTACTGACAGATGAACAGGGGACCTGGCAGAAGCTAAGGAGAGGCGGGCCAGCCACGTGTGCCACCGAGGGGCGGTGCCAGCAGTCAGTCCAGAGGGGAGAAGTGGGTCTCCTAGGGCGGCACGGAGAGGGCCGGCCTCACTGCAGCTGGATCAAACAGCCCAGAGGCCTCGCCTCCTCTTTTCACTCCCTCCCTTCCAGGACGGGATGCCTCTGATCAACAGTTCAGCTCACTGGGCACCCTGACTGCAAACATGGGCACGTCCTGGCTGGTGGTGAGCACGCCAGAGCTGGGGAAGGCCTGGCACCACTGTGGACCTTCTAACCCTGTGACTGGTGGCCAGGATGGTGTACCACTCTGGGACATGACCCTCTGTGAGGCTGACCCTCTGGGATGCCCAAGAGGACCCGTCTTTGAGTCCTCCAAGGTTGAGGACCAGACCCTGGGTGGGGATCAGTTTACCAAGTTTCAGGAGGGTCATTCTCTACACGCACCACCTCATCAAGTTGTGTTCAGTGGGCCTCTGTCGGGCAGTGGGGGCAACAGCAATGCCTGGACCCCTCCCACAGGTGGCAGGTGTGAGCCCGACTCCCACCAGCGTCTCCCTCTGTAAAGCTTGTCCCCCGGAACGGAGCCAGGCTCTCATTGTTGCAGGACAGAGACAGGAAATGGGTCTCAACTTCCACCTTTGACCCGAGCTGGGGCTGCAGACCTGGAGGGCCGAGGTCAAGCTCTGCCTGTCTTCCTGTCCCCTAAAGACCTGTCCCCCTGGGCGCCCAACATGGGCAGGGCCGACAGCAAGGTGCTGACAGGTCACAGGCCTGCCGAGCTAGAAGGACATGCAGGTCACCCCCGCCCCGACCTCCCCCGGGGCCGTCGCAGCCGAGGCCGGCCTGACCTGTGCACCAGCTGTGTGTTCTCCTGCTTCAGCTTGCTCTTCAGGTCCCCGTTGGTCAGGCTGTCGTTCTCCAGCTCTGTCACCTTTTTTTCCAGGAAGCTCACCTACCATAAGGGGGTGGCGGAGAAAACCTTTGAGTCCACAGGACAGAGAACCTAACGATGGTGAGACTGAGGCCAGGACCCCCACTGGTGTGTGAAGAGGAGTCAtgttggggtggggatgggatggATGTGTCCAGGTGGTCGGGGCTGCCTACCCCCAACTCCTGGGTCTTCCACGTCCCCAGGCAGTACCTCGGagcaccccaaccccaccccagggGGCACGCGTGGCGAGTCCCGTTTGCCCACGCCCGCCCTGGCGCACCTTCTCCGTGATGTCGTTGTCACAGGAGTCAATGCTGTCCCGGAACAGGTCCTCGGTGCTGCCGTTGCTGCTGCTAAAGTTGCTGCTGTGCATGAGCTGCCTGGGGGTGGTGTGGTGGGGGGGAAATGCATGTCTGTGCATGAGCtgcctggtggggagggggaggcctgTCCTGCTGCAGGGGCCttggggagactggggttcagacTCAGCCTATGGGCTGGGGAAGCACCCCAGACCGCTGGGAGAGTACCAGGAACCCCTCTGAGGAGGCTGCCCTCCCTCAGTCAGGGGAGCGAAGTGGCCTGACCCCTGACCCCTCTGAGGAGGCTGCCCTCCCTCAGTCAGGGGAGCGAAGTGGCCTGACCCCTGATCTCCAGAGATCGCTTTGCCCAGAGGACAGCAGACAAGCTGCAATGGCCCTCCTGAGCCCCGGCAGACGTGGTCAGTCCATCAGGGACTTTCCTCCTGCTCCCTGTGCTCACTGGGGGGCCAGCTAAGAGGTGACGTGGGACCCAGCTAGTGGAggcaccctcccccagccccacctcctgaGCCCCTTCCACCTGGGAACCACCCCAATGAGGCGGCTGGGCACCACAATCCGGGAAGAGGGCCTGGGCGCCCCGAGGCCACCCAGCCCCCTAACCAAGCTGACTCCTGCTATGTCACTGGGGACCCAGGCGTGGGTAGGGGGACAGAAACCCATCCAGGATGTGCACGACCATGGGCTAGTGAGTGGGACTGAAAAGGGGCCACGGCTGTCCAGGTGACCCCTTACCTGAGGCAGAAACCCCCGCTGCTCCCCAGcggcccccacctcccactccgtGCCAGGCAGCAGCCGGGGTCTCAGCCAAGACGCCGCCTCACCCCAGTGCCTGGACCCTCGCTGCAGCTGCCAGGGCCCCAGGTGCGGACCTGGGCGAGTCTGCGGGAGAGCTGGTGCGGGACCTGGTGGGCCCAGAAGCAGAGGGACCAGCTCCAGGGGAGACCCTCACACCCCATCTCTGTCAGCGGGAAGCCCAGGGCCTCTGCTGGTAGGGCCGCCTGCTCCAGAGCACAGGGAAGCACATGGAGTGTGGGGCGGACTGTGTCTCTCAGGGCACCCCTGGGGTGCCTGCCAGAGGCAGGGGCAGCTGCGGGTTCAGAGGCTGAACCCTGCCGGGAGGGACACCAGGTAGGCTGGGGAGGAGCCCAGCCCTTCTTTCCTGGAAGTGGATCATCCGTCCGCTGCCTGCACTGCCCTGGGACGCCTCATCCCCTCTGTGCGTCCAGCCACACAAAGGGCACTGACTGGGTCTGAGTTGCTGGCACAGAGTTGGCCACCCTGGCAGCAGGAGTGTAGTGCAAGACACTACAGCATTCAACCCGAGCTACCctgctcaggtggtaaagaatctgcctgaaatgcaggagacccgggttcgattcctgggccgaGAGGATGCCCTGGGGGAAGGCGTGGCTACCCATTCtactattcttgcatggagaatcccatggacagaggagcctggtgggctacagtccatggggtcacaagagttggacacgactgagtgacacacacacacatacacacccccggTGGGGGACCTTACCGTCCGAAGGCTGTGCTGGAGATCTTTCGATTGGGGctacacagagagacagagagagagagaaggccatTGAACAGAGGGGCCTCTAGCCCACTGCTTCCTCTGCCCTGGCCACAGCATACGCAAATGCAGGCGAGGCTTTTTTCTGCCCACTGAAGGGAATTTACACATCAGCTTGGCCCTCAGAACTGCCCCTGATCACCTGCCAGGAGAGAGTGGGGCCCCTAGTCACCGACCAGGAGAGGGTGGGGGCCCCCAGTCACCGATCAGGGGAGAGAGGGGGCCCCAGTCACCGACCAGGAGAGGGTGGGGGCCCCCAGTCACAGACCAGGAGAGAGACGGGGCCCCCAGTCACCGACCAGGAGAGGGTGGTGCTTCTTCCCCGggtccccccccccgccccgaccccTACGCTGGTCCCCAGGGCTGCACCTATTAGCCTTCAGGCTCTTGAGCCGGGCTTCCAGGTCGTTGAGCAGGCTGATTTTCTTGCAGCACTGGGAGCAGTAGACGTCCACGGGCTCGCTGTCGTACGCGTGCCGCATCTTTCGCGGCGTCTGCCCCGCGCTGGGTCGTAAGAAGGAAAAAGGTTCACCTTCGGAACCGCTGTCCAGTTCGGTGCCCCATCCCGCTGAGC is part of the Budorcas taxicolor isolate Tak-1 chromosome 19, Takin1.1, whole genome shotgun sequence genome and harbors:
- the RAB11FIP4 gene encoding rab11 family-interacting protein 4 produces the protein MAGGAGWAGAPAALLRSVRRLREVFEVCGRDPDGFLRVERVAALGLRFGQGEEVEKLVKYLDPNDLGRINFKDFCRGVFAMKGCEELLKDVLSMESAGTLPCAPEIPDCVEQDSEVPDPTFADGELLPTEPDFFAEDEDEAMTLAPPEGPQESDMEGPMESTQILEGPVGIPAEKDAGLGGLFLPEDKSLGHPPSMTTSDLSTHSTTSLISNEEQFEDYGEADDVDCAPSSPCPDDETRTNVYSDLGSSVSSSAGQTPRKMRHAYDSEPVDVYCSQCCKKISLLNDLEARLKSLKANSPNRKISSTAFGRQLMHSSNFSSSNGSTEDLFRDSIDSCDNDITEKVSFLEKKVTELENDSLTNGDLKSKLKQENTQLVHRVHELEEMVKDQETTAEQALEEEARRHREAYSKLERERSTEIELLTTRVQQLEEENTELRTTVTRLKSQTEKLDEERQRMSDRLEDTSLRLKDEMDLYKRMMDKLRHNRLEFQKEREATQELIEDLRKELEHLQMYKLDCERPGRGRSSSSSLGEFNARAREVELEHEVKRLKQENHKLRDQNDDLNGQILSLSLYEAKNLFATQTKAQSLAAEIDTASRDELMEALKEQEEINFRLRQYMDKIILAILDHNPSILEIKH